In one window of Spodoptera frugiperda isolate SF20-4 chromosome 11, AGI-APGP_CSIRO_Sfru_2.0, whole genome shotgun sequence DNA:
- the LOC118274984 gene encoding collagenase yields MTGLYLFGLLLIIGLAQCEPIEPEIAYIGDSLRGSRIVGGWEAVNGQFPYTASIRGVGPTGGVAGCTGSILSNEWILTAAHCLASRYTFVVRLGHIDITTPGYMVEATEWYVHDDYDTNDIQVQTDDIGVIKLDRYIPYGDYIQPIRLQSSQRNFEEYTNLQLTQSGYGRTDDWWVAGSIVPDVLRWTYQLGISIEACRSWYPTSEMIDDRRTVCAQFYNDITQNPCTGDSGGALTLVDLDGKPTQIGIMSFGSWRCNHQNPSGHVRPEYYHSWLERTTGINFDWNVADLKTTPGGKDESEQIRFVDN; encoded by the exons ATGACCGGCCTTTACTTGTTTGGGTTACTCCTCATCATTGGTCTCGCTCAG TGCGAGCCGATCGAACCTGAGATCGCATATATCGGAGATTCTCTTCGAG GATCTAGAATCGTGGGCGGCTGGGAGGCTGTGAATGGCCAGTTTCCTTACACCGCCAGCATTCGTGGAGTTGGGCCTACAGGAGGTGTGGCTGGATGTACCGGCTCCATACTCTCCAATGAATGGATCCTCACTGCTGCTCACTGTCTGGCCAG CCGCTACACATTTGTTGTCCGACTAGGACACATAGACATCACGACTCCAGGGTACATGGTGGAAGCGACGGAGTGGTACGTCCACGATGATTACGACACAAACGACATACAAGTGCAGACTGATGACATTGGAGTCATAAAGCTGGACCGCTACATACCATATGGAG ACTACATCCAGCCAATCAGGCTACAGAGCAGTCAGCGTAACTTTGAGGAATATACCAACCTGCAGCTGACTCAAAGCGGGTATGGACGTACCGACGACTGGTGGGTTG CTGGATCCATCGTCCCCGACGTCCTGAGGTGGACCTACCAGCTCGGCATCTCTATAGAGGCCTGCCGCTCCTGGTACCCGACCAGCGAGATGATCGATGATCGAAGGACCGTCTGCGCGCAGTTCTACAATGACATCACACAAAACCCTTGCACG GGAGACAGTGGTGGTGCTCTAACATTGGTGGATCTTGACGGCAAACCCACACAGATCGGCATCATGAGCTTCGGATCCTGGCGCTGCAACCATCAGAACCCATCAG GTCACGTCCGTCCGGAGTACTACCACTCCTGGCTGGAGAGGACCACCGGCATCAACTTCGACTGGAACGTCGCAGACTTGAAGACCACGCCTGGTGGTAAAGACGAGAGCGAACAAATCAGATTTGTTGATaactaa